A genomic stretch from Angustibacter sp. Root456 includes:
- the dusB gene encoding tRNA dihydrouridine synthase DusB yields the protein MERVTATADAPTVAPLAIGPHAVGTPVVLAPMAGITNAAFRQLCRELAGEALADAGLPGVGAGVYVSEMVTSRALVERTPESLRLIQPAPGEHPRSVQLYGVDPATVGAAVRMLVEEDRADHVDLNFGCPVPKVTRKGGGSALPWKATLFRDIVRAAVRAAEPHGVPVTVKMRKGIDDDHLTFLDAGRAAEAEGVAAVALHARTAAQHYSGHADWDAIGELKAAVTTIPVLGNGDIWSADDALAMVRRTGCDGVVVGRGCLGRPWLFADLAAAFAGREVRVQPTLAQVARALRRHAELLAEHYEAAGQDGELKACRDIRKHVAWYLKGFVVGAHVRSNLGLVDSLARLDELLAELDLTQPWPGDAAEGQRGRAGTPQKRVALPEGWLDSRELEGESARAIREAELSVSGG from the coding sequence ATGGAGCGCGTGACCGCCACCGCCGACGCCCCCACCGTCGCGCCGCTGGCCATCGGCCCGCACGCCGTCGGGACGCCGGTGGTGCTGGCGCCGATGGCTGGCATCACCAACGCCGCCTTCCGCCAGCTGTGCCGCGAGCTCGCGGGTGAGGCGCTCGCGGACGCCGGCCTGCCCGGCGTGGGTGCGGGGGTCTACGTCAGCGAGATGGTCACCTCCCGCGCGCTGGTCGAGCGCACGCCCGAGTCCCTGCGCCTCATCCAGCCGGCCCCCGGCGAGCACCCGCGCAGCGTGCAGCTCTACGGCGTCGACCCCGCCACCGTCGGTGCCGCCGTCCGGATGCTCGTCGAGGAGGATCGCGCCGACCACGTCGACCTCAACTTCGGCTGCCCGGTGCCCAAGGTGACCCGCAAGGGCGGCGGCTCGGCGCTGCCCTGGAAGGCCACGCTGTTCCGCGACATCGTCCGGGCCGCGGTGCGCGCCGCCGAGCCGCACGGCGTGCCGGTCACGGTCAAGATGCGCAAGGGCATCGACGACGACCACCTGACGTTCCTGGACGCCGGCCGCGCGGCCGAGGCGGAGGGCGTGGCCGCCGTCGCCCTGCACGCTCGGACGGCGGCCCAGCACTACTCCGGTCATGCCGACTGGGACGCCATCGGCGAGCTCAAGGCCGCCGTCACCACCATCCCGGTGCTCGGCAACGGCGACATCTGGAGCGCCGACGACGCCCTGGCGATGGTGCGCCGCACCGGATGCGACGGCGTCGTCGTGGGCCGCGGCTGCCTCGGCCGCCCGTGGCTGTTCGCCGACCTCGCGGCCGCGTTCGCCGGGCGCGAGGTGCGTGTGCAGCCCACGCTCGCTCAGGTCGCCCGCGCCCTGCGTCGCCACGCCGAGCTGCTCGCCGAGCACTATGAAGCCGCGGGTCAGGACGGCGAGCTCAAGGCCTGCCGCGACATCCGCAAGCACGTCGCCTGGTATCTCAAGGGTTTCGTGGTCGGCGCGCACGTGCGGTCGAACCTCGGCCTCGTCGACTCCCTGGCCCGGCTCGACGAGCTGCTGGCCGAGCTGGATCTCACCCAGCCCTGGCCGGGTGACGCCGCCGAGGGCCAGCGCGGTCGCGCGGGCACGCCGCAAAAGCGCGTGGCCCTGCCCGAGGGCTGGCTCGACAGCCGCGAGCTCGAGGGCGAGTCCGCGCGGGCGATCCGCGAGGCCGAGCTGTCGGTGAGCGGCGGGTGA
- a CDS encoding DUF2469 domain-containing protein: MSAEDLENYETEMELSLYREYRDVVGLFSHVVETERRFYLANSVDVQVRSDGGEVYFEVTMSDAWVWDVYRPARFVKNVKVMTFKDVNVEELENKPDLSLPKDAGF, translated from the coding sequence GTGAGCGCTGAGGATCTCGAGAACTACGAGACCGAGATGGAGCTGTCGCTGTACCGCGAGTACCGCGACGTCGTGGGCCTGTTCTCGCACGTGGTCGAGACCGAGCGCAGGTTCTACCTCGCCAACTCGGTCGACGTGCAGGTGCGCTCTGACGGCGGCGAGGTGTACTTCGAGGTCACCATGAGCGACGCCTGGGTGTGGGACGTCTACCGGCCGGCCCGGTTCGTCAAGAACGTCAAGGTGATGACGTTCAAGGACGTCAACGTCGAGGAGCTGGAGAACAAGCCGGACCTGTCGTTGCCCAAGGACGCCGGCTTCTGA